The Carassius gibelio isolate Cgi1373 ecotype wild population from Czech Republic chromosome B14, carGib1.2-hapl.c, whole genome shotgun sequence genome has a segment encoding these proteins:
- the dusp1 gene encoding dual specificity protein phosphatase 1 — MVIMEVPTIDSASLRGLLEGDDPDCLVLDCRSFFSFSSSHISGSSNVRFSTIVRRRARGGLGLEHIVPNEDTRNRLLSGEYQSVVFLDDRSLEMGEVKKDGTLMLAVNALCRNSRGASVFLLKGGFETFSSEFPEMCTKPAPPQGLSLPLSSSCHPNPSDSSCNSCTTPLYDQGGPVEILPFLYLGSAYHASRKDMLDMLGITALINVSSNCPNHFEDHFQYKSIPVEDNHKANISSWFNEAIEFIDSVRNKGGRVFVHCQAGISRSATICLAYLMRTNRVKLEEAFEFVKQRRSIISPNFSFMGQLLQFESQVLASSTCSSEAGSPAISKSSTVFKFPIHTAASPLSFLQSPITTSPSC; from the exons ATGGTCATCATGGAAGTGCCCACCATCGACTCGGCCTCGCTTCGCGGTCTTCTGGAGGGAGATGATCCGGACTGTCTGGTTCTGGACTGTCGCTCGTTTTTCTCCTTCAGCTCGTCTCATATTTCGGGCTCCAGTAATGTGCGCTTCAGTACAATAGTACGCCGGAGGGCCAGAGGGGGGCTGGGGCTGGAGCACATTGTACCCAACGAGGACACTAGGAACAGGCTTCTGTCCGGGGAATACCAGAGTGTTGTGTTCCTGGATGACCGCAGTCTGGAGATGGGAGAAGTGAAGAAAGACGGGACTTTAATGCTCGCCGTGAACGCTTTGTGTCGCAACTCACGTGGAGCAAGTGTATTCCTTCTCAAAG GTGGATTTGAGACATTTTCCTCCGAGTTTCCTGAAATGTGTACAAAGCCAGCTCCCCCACAAGGCTTGAGTTTACCTCTGAGCTCTAGCTGCCATCCAAACCCTTCTGATTCCTCCTGTAACTCCTGTACAACCCCTCTGTATGATCAG GGTGGCCCTGTTGAGATCTTGCCATTCCTATATTTAGGCAGTGCTTATCACGCCTCCAGAAAAGACATGCTGGACATGTTGGGAATCACAGCACTCATTAACGTCTCTTCCAACTGCCCCAACCACTTTGAAGACCACTTTCAGTACAAGAGTATTCCTGTTGAGGACAACCACAAAGCCAACATCAGTTCCTGGTTCAATGAAGCTATCGAATTTATCG ATTCTGTACGGAATAAAGGTGGACGTGTCTTCGTTCACTGCCAAGCGGGTATTTCGCGCTCTGCTACCATCTGTTTGGCTTACCTGATGCGCACCAACCGGGTCAAACTTGAAGAGGCCTTTGAGTTTGTCAAACAGCGGCGCAGCATCATCTCACCCAACTTCAGCTTCATGGGGCAGCTTCTGCAATTCGAATCCCAAGTGCTTGCCTCCTCTACGTGTTCCTCGGAGGCAGGAAGCCCCGCCATTAGCAAAAGCAGCACAGTTTTCAAATTCCCCATCCACACAGCGGCCAGCCCTCTTTCCTTCCTGCAGAGTCCCATCACTACCTCGCCCTCCTGCTGA